In Centropristis striata isolate RG_2023a ecotype Rhode Island chromosome 8, C.striata_1.0, whole genome shotgun sequence, the genomic window AGATAGATACTTGGTGCATATTTCCAACCTGGAGCAATCTGGAAGCATTGCTGACGATGTTGGTGAACTGGAAGATGTTGGGTCTGAACTTCTCTTGCATGTCACACAGGAAGAGCACTGCATCTTTGGTGGAGAGCCGGCCAACGCTTGCCACTGCAAGGACaaggtcatggaaaaaaaacaaagtgttcaGATTCATTAAGGTACAGATATGATGGTATAGGTGCAGCTTTTAACAATAACAGCTGCGGAAATGGGCATTGGGTGTCATGTTTGCAATGTGCTGGCTACGTTTGAGTTTTACTTGTTCTTTCATAGATGCAATTTGAGTCAGCTTAAGGAGGAAATGGATTATTTTCCTTGTACGAAATATTTCCTCCATTGTGTTGCATTGTCCTCATAGCGATGAGAACGACTAGTGTAACAGACtaattcagtcattttgtcattcGAATGGACCTAAACACAAGAAAGTTAACTTACTGTTGTTGTCCgcttgtgagtgtgtgaaagGTTCAACAGGTCTGTAGAGAGTTCAGCTGTCAGGTAACAGTGTAATGTCCCATGTGACGCCTCCTGTGTAATCAAAAACCAGCAGAAAATGTAGATATTCTTAACGTTTTGTGCAAGTAAAAGAGGAAGAATGCATtacatgtcaaacaaaaacagcaaattatTAACAAAATAGACAATCGGCATTAGAATCCGTTATGaaacaataactttattaacaaATATACCCCAAAGTCAAAGTAATAACTAACCTAGCATGTAGCAAAGAAGACACACAAGTTCAGCAGCCTTTCCTTGATAAACACGGCTTTCCAGAAGCGCTGTGACCAATAGAATTGCGCGTCTTTGTGATTGACGTTTCTCTGAGCCAATAGAAGCCACACTGAGCCGCCAATCGCTAATCGCTTATTCAGGTGGGCGGGAGCAAACCACAACTCACCCAAAGTGGTCACCTGAAGATGTCTGACAATGCGGAGTCCCCAACAGAAACGCAAAAAGAGGAGTCACAACCACCGTCAGACGACTCGACGGCAAACGatgataagaaaaaaagtaagaaagcTCAGTATATCGAAAATTCCACTTAATTAGCGAGTAATAACTGTTTACGATGACAGTTGCTAGTGCGAGAGGAAGTAATTCCGGGGTGTGTGACGTGTAGGGTGATCGACAGTCATTTTGGCCAATAAGGAtgcttcttttttctgtttcagccAATAACCATCTAGCTTTTAATATGTGGCACTGCCTGTTTGGGGAATGTCTGaagctaatgctaatatttATGAAAACAACATATCTTTCTGCTCTTATATGATGCATATATTCTCAGAGGGGCTGTCTGTTTAGATAATGtgtgaaatatattttacagtagTACCAAAAGCAGCTACTCATCTTGTACATGAGAATGATTTATAGGACTAAGACTAAGATTTAAGCTAACAAACTTCGGTTAGCTTGAAACTGTCAAACTGTGACAGCCCAGTTTATTGAAAATATCTTGTTTCATGTTTGGGGTTTGAATTAAGTTTGTTCAGGAACTGCTAGAAATACTCTCTTTTGTATTATTGTCATTTCCATTTGCTGGCTTTCTGGTGTTGGAGCTAttttcaaaaaacatattttcgaCCTagttaaataactttatttacattgttttttaacaaccaaaagatGAAACCATTGGATTCAAACCAGGGTTAAcaagatatattattattagtggtcgaccgatacgggttttttaaggccgatgccgataccaatcatttttacatcagtCTTATCctatccccgatatgtgctgccaattttttggggccgattcttgaagccaatattgccttttctccctccatttacatgataaaaatgacacaaggataacaaatgttatacaagtctcaatttaaacattaaatatttttccggtatcagcaccCATGCTCACCAgtgaatggcagatgttgcagcgagccttgcctggtgttggcccAGTGAAATTGGCTAATTGATCGGCCAACACATGCACGTATCGGCCAATGCCAATACAagtaaaacatgcaaatatcgGCCCGGTCTACCTCTAATTATAATCAGTAAACAGTATTCTGGACAAACTACTGTCCAATTCTGATCGATTAATAATACTGTGTGTTATgatttcaaataataataagtcaTCTTATTCACtacagaaaatttaaaaaagaatattaGAAAATAAGTGAGGCCTGCACCATGACTGTAGTTTAACATGTCCATTATATAAGATGCTGTAAGATTAAACTCCAGTTTAATGGGCcattaaattaattacattttaatttcctttttattatttatattttataaactcATATGAATAAAGAGAAAAACTGGATCTGAAATCCGTAGTGGGCAAAATGTTTGGGTTTCATTCAGAAACGTCCATTCAAAATAACACAGTAAGTAACACAAATCACGGTGAAAGGAAGTTTCTGTTGCACATGCAGGTTGTGTAATTCTGCAGTATTTTCTCTCATTATTTACTGGAAGCACATTGTCATacagttgtttttgttcttcCACTGTGGAATAGTGATTAAGTGACTTCTCCAGAAATTCCCTCTGAACAGTTCATGTTTAGATTTGCCCGGGCCAGTCTGCATGGCAGCAgcactttcactttttatttcatcttttttcataGTCGATGTGCTGCTGAAGGCAGTGGGAGACACTCCTATTATGAAAACAAAGAAGTGGGCAGTAGACAGGGGGAGGACGGTACAGTCCCTGTCTCAGTTCATCGCTCGCTTCCTCAAGCTTGATGGCAGTGAACAGCTGGTAAGGATGAATTTTGTCCACTGACTTGTTCACGTCGACTTGGACAGAGGTTTTGAAAAACACTCTTCAGGTCTTTCAAGTCTTAACATATAACTGCAtctgctttctttctctttttgttttcagttcatttatGTTAACCAGTCTTTTGCCCCTTCACCGGATCAGGAGGTTGGGATCCTCTTTGATGTGAGTACAGTTAAACGCATGTTTTAACTGTAATGCGTGTTTCATTAAGCAgataaagttaaattaaagtaatgatttaaaagaagaacagacAGCAAATAAACACTTGTCACATTCAGCTTCTTGGTTTTGTAATCTACCTTAAAAAAATAGGTGTGGTACTCAAACACACTCTAACAGATAATGTGGTGatatatgcagtggtggaaaaagtattcagatccttactaaagtaaaagtactaatatcactctgtgaaatgacttcactacaagtaaaagtcctctaTTCACAACTTACTTaaggaaaagtacaaaagtatcagcatcaaaatgtgcttaaagtatcaaaagtgaaagtactcgttatgcagaatggacccacccAGATTGTTACATATATTctttatatattattggattattattattactgatgcatttatgtaagcagcgttttaccgttgtcaaggtagggctaattttaactgcttaatatactgatatgaggtttaattaaaaaaaaaaaaaaagtggaataaTTTTaagttgatcatgtttttttatgttagatcttgacctgaaaagtaacaaaagctggcagataaatgtagtggatattacaatatttgcctcaaaatgtataaagtataaagttacataaaatggaagtattcaaggaaagtacaagtaccttataATAGTGcttatgtacagtacttgagtaaagctagttactttgttacattccaccactggatataTGGAAAACTTTACCACAATATAACTAAATGTTTTACCACATTTCCATTGTGGTAAAAACCTGTAATGAAATATCCGAATAGCAGCCCGTTCAATAAACCAGCCTTTGGGGCTCAGCAAATACAGGTGATGGGTCATATGGAGCTCTGACCAGCAGAGGGTGCAATAAGAGGGAAATGCCAAAAACCACcgattaaagaaagaaagatcaaAGACCTCTGTGAGTCCAGAACTCACAGTTGAcatcttctctctctgctccacagGACTATATTAGATTTAACAGTTAACATTACTGTTGCACACATTAATATTGGTACTGTATTGTCTCATCACTcctctgtctttgtgttttatttaacattttaccttttatgttcttttccctctgtttttcagtgttttggcaGCGATAACAAGCTGGTTCTACATTACTGTAAATCTCAAGCCTGGGGTTAAACTGCTTTTCTTCAACTCCATTTCTGACCTCCCCCTTTCTTAAATTCTTCCtccaaacatgcacacactgttgtttttgcttacttgtttttcagtttttctgtacatacaaattgtaaataaattattgtgactttataaatgccattgtctttttttaaagcaacacaTTTTGGTATGGAAACACTTAGTGGGCACAGGATTTGACTTTGCACAGAGCTGGTGGTGTTCATGAATAAACAGAAGGAAAATCTCATTCATATGCACACATTGGTTCACAGTTTCATCTTTTCTTTTAGTGTGAATGTCTAAAAGCTAAACCACCTCTAAAATGGACAGACACAGGAAGAGAGGGGGCACTACAGTAACAGATGGACTTAGAGGGATTACATGATTCAGGATAGGTTTGTGACATAAATTCCCaagaaagatagatagaagaTAGATAGATTAGAGTAGAGTGGCGTGGAGACAGACGCTCAGTCGCTCCATTGGTGCATCTCCATAGGAATATTGGCGGATAGAATTAAAGGGAGGAGGGCAGCCGGAGAGGTAAGGGTGACTGATGCTCATGTTGGAGGAGGAATAGAGGACAGTGACACGGAGAATCTGTTCAAGATGGAGCAACTAAAGTCAAGATCTTAAGGAGCTTTTGAATGGCTTTTTGAGGGCTCTTGAACAAGGCAGAGATAACTGAAGTGAAAGTGTTTTACTGTGATCATTTCTTCATGTTTGACCTGAAGTACTACAAAAGACAAGAAGATCTTTGGTACGTactttttcagtcattattttaaaaaaaataactacagcGGAACAgtcaacagaaaatgaatcatTTCAGTTGTTGTGAACGTGAAAATTACCAGCTGCTGGTTACAACTTCTCAAATGTAAAAATctgatgcttttctttgttatttatGGTGGTAAACTGAGTAACTTTGGGCTTTTTGGACCTTCTGGAATACTATAATGTGCATCATATAGATTCAGTTATTAATCAGGATAATATTTTTTACTGACAAAACTGAACTAAAGCTATGTATTTCTTTTCAGATTTAAGCCTAAATGAAGCTGAAGGATATTGATAATACTGCAatccgattttttttttcaggttaaaatatgtaataataaaggGAACAAATTGTTCTTATATCGTTAGTACATAAAAGCTAAAGTTGCTCTCACCAGACCCTCATAAGAGCAAAAATGTATActtataattacaaaaaaacaatacttttcATATAAGTGCCCGTGGGgaatgtatacatacatatcatAAATAGGGACAAATATAATTGCCTTTAAAGTTTCAGAAAGCACATAAAGCATTTAGGCTCGTCTTATTCTTTTgacaatgtaaatgtaaatttactTTATCTTGCTTAACTTTCAAATAGTTTTCCGTCGACTAAGCGATTAGTTGATTTAGTTGGAAAATTTCTTCACAAATAATCGcgcaaaagcaccactttaaacCAGGTGTTTAGCAGATATGTGCTCAGAATTTCTTGGAAAAAGTCATTAACAATGAAAAaagccacacaaaaaaagagaaatcttCGTCAACTAAGATGTAAATGAGCAGGGTAGACCTGTTCTACATCTTGCACAGATTGTGTGAAGAAACGTATagatttcttgttgttgttatcaatatGTAGCCACAGTTGGGTCATTCAGGACATACATTATGTTTTAAtctagtttttttccccaaagctGTAAATTAATGCATTTTGTCAACATTATTCAGACACCAGAAACTAGTCCCCATGTGCATCAGATGATGCTAAATTCAgttgatttaaccctttgatgcacatcatatggacaacacttctaaagtataacatgggtcaaaaatgactcatttatccaaatttgtattaaaattaaattacttaatactataataatagtaatttgtttcaaatagttactttccacactcatatatttaatatatttaacgtgtttatgtatcattttgtcacacatacagtgtatctggaaggtattaacagagcttcactttttccacatttttttatgtttcagcctgattccaaaattgattaaattcatttttccttaaaattatacacacaatacccccataatgaaaattttgacccatgttgtgcattagaagcgtagtgatacaaaaagggtttttattcaaaaagtaagaaatgaaaaacaaaaaattaggatgtatgatgatgaaaaacaaattgattgaggaaaacctggaatactgaatgatgaaattaatttattgcgaagatatagaaaattgaaaactcagtcgggtcactttagacccatgttgtgcatcaaagggttaagtgatTTCCTGTTGTATTCCAGCTGCTGTGTGACAAGGAGACGCTGCATGGGAGATAGACAGAGCAGACATGGTCAGAATGCACTTCACACTTAGACGCACCTAACACAAACAGATTGAAGAAGATTATCAGGGATTACCAGCAAATATTTCATTTAGATCTGTGCTTCATCTATAATTTCATCAAAAGAAGTAAtctcttgttttttgtctctctctcagggTGCAGCAGTGGAGTTGATAATGAGCGGCAGGGTCGGGCCTGAGTGTGTTAATCAGGAAGCAGGAAGCTATTAGCCGGGGTCACAGGACAGCACGCGTTACTTGTTCTTCCATAACCCCTCCTCATTATCACAGCTTTGTCAATTGTATGACTCTTACTGACATTCAACAAAGTTAGATTTCCCCACATGGCCACCCTGATTTTAACCTTTACGTATTTCattcaaacatttaatttaactgtCTTGCCGGGCGATGGATTGGCTATGAGGATGTCCCCTTTCTCCTCTTTATACATAATACTTTTTAGGATAAATTCtagtgtttttatgttgattCGGTTCAGTCACACTGATCTATTAAGTACACGCAAAGGGGTCAAGTTCTGAGGTCAGGGGATGTATGTCCACATCATTCACAGCCGGGATCAATAGCAGGATATCGCTTTAAAGCTGTCTGGCCAGCATACTGTTATGTCCTTGCGTTTCTCCTAGAGTGAACTAACGTCCACGTAAATCccctcttgttcattttattgttccATCTGTCCTTTCCCACATGTATCAACTTCAGAGCATCTTATCCGGCTCCCTCCTCCATCACTCTCTTTATCTTCCTCTCTTTTAATCACACTGATGTTACAGTATCTCTTTGTCAGCTGTGATTTATCATCTTCTGTCCGTTCTGttacatcacatttattttttttgctttctatTTAAACCTGGCAGCTCATCGCATCTTTAAACCACCCCAAAACATCTGTCCTGCCCTCTCAGGCTCCATCTGTGGCTGCAGTCCTCTGTCCTGTTCGTCCTATTCCCACGTGCAGCATCTGCCCCCTCTTTACCTTActttctcccccctctctctcgctctccggCCTCCCCCTGCCTCCCTCTGCACCTGTGTGGCCATGCTGGAGCGTTTGTCCCGTCGCTCTCGCTCCCTGCTCTCCCTGACCTTGACCACTCTGGCTCTGGCCCTGTCCATCCTGGCTCTCTGCACCTCCTACTGGTGTGAGGGCACCCACAAGGTGGTCAAGCCCCTCTGCCTGTCGCCCGTCAAAATGAAGAACTGTGGTCAGAACAACAGCGAGCCTTACACCACAGGTAGATGTCACATGTCTGTCATCTCACTGAGGAGCTTTGTGCAGCGTTGAAGTGCTTTATATGGCTGTTTGTTAGCACTTTCCCCTTTATGCCATCAGCTCCCTCCTGATTAAACAATGATTTGAGTCTCAAGAGATCACTGAAATATTGCAAGTATGATGGAGATATTTGATTAATGTTAAGATAAACTTTGAACATTTTTGGTGTGACATACACAGAGTTTAGCATATCATAAACTCATAAAAATCCATGTTGCATGAAATTTCTGCAGGGCACTATACCAACAAAGGAGCAAAAAcatggacttttttttctcgctTGTAAGGAAGCAACAGGTATGCAAATAACTATtaggttattatttattataattacaaGTTTATGAGAATTCATTATTGGAGACAATGTAAATGCAATTAGATGTTTATTATTTAGGTTCGatgtaaaaagcaaaatattttcAAGTATATTTGTCTAATTTCTACTCAAAATATGTAATTACacttaataagcatcttgttaaaaaaaagcaaatcaaTATTCACTTGTTCCATTAGTagtttattttgtacttattacaagcaaaaaaaacttttttctagtGCATAGTAAAAAGGGGTATTGAAGTGGACTACATTTTCTTGAGATGTGTTTCTAATTGTTTGTCTTCTCTATTTACACTCAATCACAGTCCATTACAAGATCATAACTTCACACTAACTAAGTTCTGGCAAATCTGCAGAACAGTTATATTGGTTTGCATTAGATCgtacaggtgtacctaatattgttgctaattatgcacagagctTTCTCTACCAATTTAAGGCACAGCCCCCAACCCGTTTAAggcaacactaaaactaaacaacTGTTCCCAGATCTGATGGTGATAGTTTTTGGATACATTCTTGGCtgtaaaaaagcagaaatcTAACATTATCTGTGGTTTATCAGAAATGTACCGTCCAAACATTTATCCTGGTGACTGGGTTTGACAAATGCATATGTCTTATCTATAGAGGTGGACGTGTCTCCAAAATCTACGCGTCtgcttaaataaacatttattttcatgctgCTAAATAGAAATGTGTCAGACTATTAAGCTTGAGCAAAAGAAAACAATCCTGGGCTACAAAAAATTGCCCGGTGACAATCTGTTGCAACAAGTTCACAAGCATGTCacaatttcttcatttcatCATCCTACCTGTCAACAGGTGCTGTTTTCCTGGCATCAGGCTTTTGCAATAATGTGATGATTGACTGTTGAAACATTGTTGTTGATCAGGTACCACCCAGCTCACAGACACTCTCAGTGGGATAATGCATTGTTGTTGTAAGATGATGTAACATGGCTTTTAAATTGCAGTGATAATCAGATATTtgtatcatttatgtttttctaaaaaaactCTATCAccataattaaaacaaaacagtccTAACTTAAGGTCTACTTACAAGATTTTTCTGGAGCTTTTAAGAATCTACAAAATACAGCAGATCAAGTACACTGGCCAAACTCTTTGAGACTGTAAAATGTGACTGAAAGCTCCTTCTAATGGAGATACATGAGTGGACTTtaagttaaaattaatttatcaaAGGATTATCCACAAGGTCAAGAATGAGTCTCTCTAAATTAAGTGTTTATacacaatatgttatgtcacgTTTGTCTTGGTGTCTGTGCGTGTGGTTTGTTATTATGTATCACATAAATCTCCCCAAACCTGCCAGAGATATAAAATCTCTTACGTTAACTCCACCAAAATTTTGGCCTTGACTTTTGAACCCGATTATTACACAAGTATTGAATTTCTTGATCCTTGAACTGTGCCACTGCATAATAACCGATACCTCGAACTAATCTGACTGGATAAACTGACAGGCGTGCACCCATGTGAGAAACTGATTGTCTCTGGATTGATgctttttaatctctttttgcATATACCTTAGTCCCACAGTCAACGCTTTAATCTGCGGGGTGTAAATGTAGATCTGAAAGCTTTATTGgtctgttttttccttcttctatTTTCTCAACAGATATGCTTAATCCACAATGAGATTAGCAGCTCTTATCATCTTTGATCACT contains:
- the atg12 gene encoding ubiquitin-like protein ATG12 → MSDNAESPTETQKEESQPPSDDSTANDDKKKIDVLLKAVGDTPIMKTKKWAVDRGRTVQSLSQFIARFLKLDGSEQLFIYVNQSFAPSPDQEVGILFDCFGSDNKLVLHYCKSQAWG